In Bacteroidia bacterium, a genomic segment contains:
- a CDS encoding DUF5723 family protein — MTAYLRRMYLLIFLIFSIATLRAQSGLQIQFQPEEITAQFSQPAFLSIHQMKSFSVGVGGEYGLAANTLSVNRLLMDDSFISKEEKDVLVGQMGDDNRLRLGFNQLAMLNLAVKNQRISISFRDFQGGYFRINNPSTAGLILYGNAPYAGQTVTDENITLRNLRFREIGVGSAWKAGDFSIGLRLKALIGSYGNFTDNLSYSLFTAEDGSDIRLNSNYQIFNGKSGAGLGADLGFVYQPNEKILLQAAVRDLGFISWNGIRRDNQVSISYEGVDLNQFIDTDFSTGGQLFTPDTLQELFFPDSASGTYRMNMPGNFSIGGSWEFSTGKTISASVNGGFSQYAAWTPTPLVNVGYSHQLWRPLTIGVNAFVGGMEGFGFGGFVRANVSLADQYGVSLFVAADNAAGLISPETARGFALQGGITVRMLQEPAASAVPAQ; from the coding sequence ATGACAGCATATTTGCGGAGGATGTACCTCCTGATTTTCCTGATTTTTTCGATTGCCACCCTGAGGGCGCAGTCGGGATTACAAATACAGTTTCAGCCTGAAGAAATTACGGCGCAGTTTTCACAACCCGCCTTTCTCTCCATTCACCAGATGAAATCTTTCAGTGTGGGGGTCGGCGGAGAATACGGCTTAGCCGCCAATACCCTGAGTGTAAACCGTTTGCTGATGGACGACAGCTTTATCAGCAAGGAAGAAAAAGATGTATTGGTCGGGCAAATGGGTGACGATAACCGACTTCGGCTTGGCTTCAACCAATTGGCGATGCTCAATCTGGCAGTCAAAAACCAGCGGATCAGCATTTCATTTCGCGACTTTCAGGGCGGGTATTTCCGCATCAACAATCCCTCCACAGCCGGACTCATCCTTTACGGAAATGCGCCCTACGCCGGACAAACCGTAACAGATGAAAACATCACCCTCCGAAACCTCCGCTTCCGGGAAATAGGCGTAGGTTCAGCCTGGAAAGCCGGAGATTTTTCCATCGGGCTGCGCCTGAAAGCATTGATCGGCAGCTATGGCAATTTTACCGACAATCTGAGTTATTCGCTGTTTACGGCTGAAGATGGCAGTGATATCCGGCTCAACAGCAACTATCAGATTTTCAACGGAAAAAGCGGTGCAGGCCTGGGCGCAGATCTGGGTTTTGTATATCAACCCAATGAAAAAATACTGCTTCAGGCAGCGGTGCGCGATTTGGGTTTTATCAGTTGGAATGGCATACGCAGAGACAATCAGGTTTCTATTTCTTATGAAGGCGTGGATTTGAATCAGTTTATCGACACAGATTTTTCCACCGGCGGGCAGCTTTTTACGCCCGATACGCTGCAGGAATTATTTTTCCCAGACTCAGCCAGCGGCACCTACCGGATGAATATGCCCGGCAACTTTTCGATTGGCGGTTCGTGGGAATTTTCTACCGGAAAAACCATCTCCGCATCAGTCAATGGCGGCTTTTCACAATATGCAGCCTGGACACCAACACCCCTCGTAAACGTCGGCTATTCCCACCAGTTGTGGAGGCCCCTGACGATTGGGGTTAATGCTTTTGTCGGGGGAATGGAAGGTTTCGGATTTGGCGGATTTGTCAGGGCAAATGTGTCTTTGGCTGATCAGTATGGCGTCAGTCTCTTTGTCGCAGCCGACAATGCCGCCGGGCTCATTTCTCCCGAAACAGCGCGTGGATTTGCCCTTCAGGGCGGAATCACGGTTCGGATGCTGCAGGAACCTGCTGCTTCTGCCGTTCCCGCGCAGTAG